The proteins below come from a single Mytilus edulis chromosome 5, xbMytEdul2.2, whole genome shotgun sequence genomic window:
- the LOC139522546 gene encoding uncharacterized protein — translation MSISPKTVTPFEMHFFLSIADPVCTSFPPELTANHWVSETNIGTLTFQINTAGEGDVTLNDPNNPLVRDFTCVSSTDNVYVFRSEVVPMSLPDGSDGWFYLCMRINKVTVNSFSLQLLTDVSSFPLLRSPSLASTTSTCEFCQSGTSQVFILRRSGTSELIPTPVPVCAPCTKTQAECDTPPTTQAAVPTEQSIPNIISPIATIPAEQSVPNNVSPIASNLQVSDPGNAFVDAIQVLLAIVGIETIVSIFSSLEPN, via the exons ATGAGTATAAGTCCGAAAACAGTAACACCTtttgaaatgcatttttttttatctattgcaGATCCTGTCTGCACGTCCTTTCCACCGGAATTAACAGCCAACCATTGGGTTTCTGAGACAAACATTGGGACActtacatttcaaattaatacaGCAGGAGAAGGAGACGTAACTTTGAATGACCCAAATAATCCTCTGGTTAGGGATTTTACGTGTGTCAGTAGCACGGATAATGTTTATGTCTTTCG TAGTGAAGTCGTTCCGATGTCCCTTCCAGACGGAAGCGATGGGTGGTTTTATCTGTGTATGAGGATAAATAAAGTGACAGTCAATTCATTTTCTTTACAATTACTAACAG ATGTAAGTTCCTTTCCTCTATTACGAAGCCCAAGTTTAGCCAGCACAACCTCAACATGTGAATTCTGTCAATCCGGTACTTCGCAAGTTTTCATTCTTAGGAGATCAG GTACATCTGAGCTAATTCCAACACCGGTTCCAGTTTGTGCACCATGCACGAAGACACAGGCAGAGTGTGATACACCCCCGACCACCCAAGCAG CTGTACCAACAGAACAAAGTATTCCCAACATTATCTCGCCAATAGCTACTATACCAGCAGAACAAAGTGTTCCCAACAATGTCTCGCCAATAGCTTCTAACTTGCAAGTTTCAG ACCCTGGGAATGCTTTTGTAGATGCGATTCAGGTATTGTTAGCCATTGTAGGCATTGAG acTATTGTCAGTATCTTTTCATCATTGGAGCCAAATTAA